In bacterium, the following proteins share a genomic window:
- a CDS encoding glycosyltransferase family 87 protein, with product MRRWVVLILLVVVAAAFVAFAVEWVERCAARGDVLRYFEAGEAILTDGDPYAGSSLATAGYLCAPFFALLMVPFALLPRVVAAALWFVFNFGSLILLFSVSLYLLESPAIPLSAWLRRKLVNLRGGKLNWVLVATAAVSARLWWDNLGSGQINVPLWAFGFLGVYLIRQGKKGTGGAVMGAAVLVKLMAAPLLLYLLIRRKFRALLSVVIAAAVLSTASAAFLGWGRNAHLIRRWYQIVLRPAVAEHYYYVIERNESVPASLYAYNRLINRGHPPRYLYVWRHLRWLNAATVALFASVIAFFVVKCGFIKRRAGPAADNLLLGLIVLTGVLLQPLAWLQHFVVAIFPYMAVLYYAPRIEAAGVRYACYTLLALSFAGHTLIAADIWGAATEDA from the coding sequence ATGAGGAGGTGGGTCGTATTAATTTTACTAGTGGTCGTCGCCGCGGCGTTCGTCGCGTTCGCCGTGGAGTGGGTTGAACGTTGCGCCGCGCGGGGCGACGTTCTAAGATATTTCGAGGCGGGCGAGGCGATATTGACGGACGGCGACCCGTACGCCGGAAGCAGTTTGGCCACCGCCGGTTATCTGTGCGCGCCGTTCTTCGCCCTGTTGATGGTTCCGTTCGCGCTCCTACCGCGCGTCGTCGCCGCGGCGCTATGGTTCGTTTTCAATTTCGGCTCTTTAATCCTCCTGTTCAGCGTTTCGTTATATCTATTGGAGTCGCCGGCCATACCGTTATCGGCGTGGCTTAGGCGGAAGTTGGTCAACCTCCGCGGCGGCAAGTTGAATTGGGTATTGGTGGCGACGGCGGCCGTTTCCGCAAGGTTATGGTGGGACAACCTCGGCTCGGGGCAGATAAACGTGCCGTTATGGGCGTTCGGTTTTCTCGGCGTATACTTAATACGACAAGGGAAGAAGGGAACCGGCGGCGCGGTAATGGGCGCGGCCGTCTTGGTGAAGTTAATGGCGGCGCCGCTTTTGCTCTACTTGTTGATCCGCCGGAAGTTTCGTGCCTTATTAAGTGTAGTCATCGCCGCCGCCGTTTTGTCTACGGCGTCCGCGGCTTTCCTCGGATGGGGTCGCAACGCCCATTTAATTCGGCGTTGGTATCAAATTGTTTTACGCCCGGCTGTCGCGGAGCATTATTATTACGTCATCGAGCGCAACGAGTCGGTGCCCGCTTCGTTATACGCATATAATAGGTTGATTAACAGGGGGCACCCACCGCGTTATCTATATGTGTGGCGGCATCTCCGTTGGCTGAACGCCGCAACCGTAGCGCTGTTCGCGTCCGTTATCGCGTTCTTCGTAGTCAAATGCGGTTTTATAAAAAGGCGCGCCGGGCCCGCCGCAGATAACTTGCTCTTGGGTTTGATCGTGTTGACGGGCGTTCTGTTACAACCCTTGGCTTGGTTGCAGCATTTCGTCGTCGCGATTTTCCCGTATATGGCGGTTTTGTACTACGCGCCGCGGATAGAGGCCGCCGGCGTCCGGTACGCGTGTTACACCCTTTTGGCGCTTTCGTTCGCCGGACACACGTTAATCGCCGCCGACATTTGGGGTGCCGCGACCGAAGACGC